Below is a window of Candidatus Baltobacteraceae bacterium DNA.
AGCCGCCGAACGGCACGCCGGGGAACACCGCGTAAGGCGTGTTGATGGCGACCGTCCCGCTGCGCAGCGCTTTGGCTACGCGGTTGACGCGGCCGACGTTCTGCGACCACACGCTCGCGGAAAGGCCGTACTCCGAATCGTTCGCCAAGGCGATCGCTTCGGCTTCGTCTTTGAACTTCGTGAGCGTGACGACCGGCCCGAAGATCTCCTCGCGCGAGATGCGATGCGTGGGTAGCGCCTCGAACGCGGTCGCGCTCCAAAACATGCCGCGTTCGAAGCCGTCGCCGATCTGCGCGGCCGCGCCGCCGACGATCGGCTTCGCGCCTTCGGCTACGCCGATCTCGCAGTACGTGCGAATCTTCTCGAGTTGCTCGGGCATCGTGATCGCGCCGATCTGCGTCTGCGGATCCTCCGGATTTCCCACGCGCAGCTTCTTAGCTTTAGCCGCGAACTGCTCGACGAATTCGTCGTAGATGCGTTCGTGAACGAGCACGCGCGAACGCGCTTCGCAGGTTTGTCCGGCATTGTAAAAAATGCCGTAGAGCGCACCGTCGACGGCTTGCGCGAGGTCGGCATCGTCGAACACGAGCGACGGCGATTTTCCGCCG
It encodes the following:
- a CDS encoding aldehyde dehydrogenase family protein, whose amino-acid sequence is GGKSPSLVFDDADLAQAVDGALYGIFYNAGQTCEARSRVLVHERIYDEFVEQFAAKAKKLRVGNPEDPQTQIGAITMPEQLEKIRTYCEIGVAEGAKPIVGGAAAQIGDGFERGMFWSATAFEALPTHRISREEIFGPVVTLTKFKDEAEAIALANDSEYGLSASVWSQNVGRVNRVAKALRSGTVAINTPYAVFPGVPFGGFKQSGYGRELGFDTLAHYSEIKSILTYVGERAINPFGV